atggggttgcaaagagttggacacgactgtgcaactttcactgttttcactttttttgctGTGAGAGGGTCTCTTTTCAGCCCTTGCTGGGAGTACCCTTCCGGGAGCACGCTGACTCTCAGGGCCTCTGGAGTCAGCTTGAACGGTCGTCATGAGGCTGCTCCAAGCCCAGTGGAGCCATGCCTCCTGTGACTGCAGAACCAGTGGTGCGCAGAGCATCAGCAGATGTGACTCTAAGGACAAGGACGCAGGGAGTTAACCATGTCTGACCAGAAAGGGTCTGGTCTTGGCTGAAGAACAGAATTATTCTCCTTGACAGAGTGGGAGCCAGTGTGCTCGCATACACTCTGCAGCCTCTTGTCACCATCTGTGGTGTCGTCCAGGCTCGGCAAGACCTCCCGTCCATCTCCAACATGAGCCCCTGGTCAGGGCTGCCGGTGTCACGTGAAACGCGTGACTCGTCTTCATGTCTAGACAGTCAATTTGTTAAGCACCAAAATTGAGTCCGTTCTTCCCTGTGACCGGAGCTCGTGGCCACGGCCACGCTGCCTCTCTGTGGCTCCCACCAGTGGAAGGGCAGGAGCCTGTGCCGCCCATGGGGGCAGCTCCATCTGTGACCAAGCGGTCCCGTGCAGCGGAGTTCAGGCCGTAGCTCTGAGCCCTCTGTCCACTGCCAGCCCCTCCCTGGTCACTCCAGGCTTGTTCAGTCCCCTGCTCCGTGTTTCTGGGCCTCTCCTGGGCCAGGCTCCCACTCACCCTTGCCTCCCCAGCCGCTGCCAAAACATATTGTCCTGGTCTGCTGAGCCAGTGGTGAGCCTGGAGCACCAGCTGCCTGCCTGTGCTTCTTCCTCTGCCGGGCCATGTTATTTACTGTGTTAAGTGTGTGTGAAGTCGAATGGGATGTGCATCAGCTTTCTGCTGATGCAGCGTTCAGGACGTGCTTAGAGAACCATCTTGTTGGAAACTCCTCCTCTGCGTTGGTCTGCAGGCGAGTGTGTTCAGTCCAAAAACGCcatcattttaaatgatgtgtTTGTTCCTCAGGCTCAACTTAGGAGGGAGTTTTCCTGATGTGTGTTCGCAGAGGTTGCTTTAGTGCCCTTGTGCTGACCACGTGCTCCTCTTCTAGGGCACCGTCTTTAACCTGGAGTCAGAGGAGGAGTGCCCCGCGGGTGCCGCGGAGGACAGCAACGACATCTACATTCTGCCCAGCGACAGCTCCACGCACGTCAGTCCCCCGGAGTCGCCCTCCACGGCCACGGCCTCCTGGCAGGCCGAGAGCTTGCCCGTGTCACTGTCCGCCAGCCAGAGCTGGCACACGGAGAGCCTGCCGGTGTCCCTGGGCCCCGAGTCCTGGCAGCAGGTCACAGTGGACCCCGAGGAGGTCAAGAGCTTGGATAGCAACGGGGCCGCAGAGAAGAGCGAGAACAACTCCTCCAACTCCGACATCGTGCACGTGGAGCGGGAGGAGATCCCCGAGGGCGTGGGGGAGGCGGCCGCGCCGGCCTCTGCCCTAATGGCGGCCGTCCCCAGGGCCAGTCCCACGACGTCCCTGTTTGTGGAGCTCGGTGAAGAGGAGGCAGAAGCAGCCCCAGCAGAAGCTTCTGAACCGGAGCGGAAGGGGGTCCTGCCACCCAAGTCCCCAGCGGAGCCCCCTTCAGCCCCGCCGAGCCGGGAAGAGGCCACTGGAGGGCAGGGGGCACTCAGGGTAGGGCCCCGCCCAGGCGACCTCGAGAAGGCCGGCCCGCTGCCCGAGGGCAGGTCCCTCCTGCTCTTGGGAGGGGCGGCTGCCATGGCCATCCTAGCAGTGGCGGTCGGGTTGGCACTGGCTCTGCGGAAGAAATAGGTTTTCCTCCTTGGGGTCCACCGTGACCTGCTGCCAGGACTcgggacccaggagaaagaaggaggGTTTTAGTTGTCTCGACTGAATCCGAATGGGCAGCAGCTGGTTGGACATCCGCAGGACGCTCTGGGGTGAGGAGCTGGGTCAGCAGGGCAGGGGCGGCCCACCTGCTGGGGCTTGAGGTAGAGGCTGTGCACGCGGTCTGCTGGGCGGTCCCTGGCCTGGGTTCCTCTGAGATTCAGGGTCTAGGGTGTCAAGTGCTTCCTCAGTCTTGTCTGTGGCGTCTGGGCAACCCCGGCTGTGAGCACCTGTGCCCCCGAGGGTGCGTAGCCTCCCCCATCAGCCCCCGTAGCACCTTCCCCTTTGGTGACAGCACCCCCCGATGTTGCCAAACGTCCCCGGGGTAATGGGTCCCGTGAGAGCCTCAGAGGCAGAGGGTTCTCGTGGGCACCTGGGGGTCCAGGCAGGAGGGCTTGGCTGTGGGCCCCTCAGCTGCTGACGCACTCCGGCCTGGAGCCTCCCCTCTGCCAAGAGCGTGCGCTTTACGACCCCtactccgggctcctctgttcttccCGTTGGTCCCGCAGCCCAAGTGCTCTGCGGTCTCCACCGCCTCTCAGGTACTGCCCTGCCCTCCGCGCCCGGGTCCCTGCCAGCCCGTGGAGAGGTCTTGCCCAATGCTTCCCTCGGCTCCCCTCATAAAGATGCTGCCTgtagtcttttaaaaagtaaatataagacGAGACCCAGGCCCTGCCCATGACTGTGGGCAAGCTGTCTCTTGTACAGAAGCAGGAGGGTAGCTTGGCTGACCCCCTGAGGTGGCTTGCAGCCCTTCTGTTGGTGGCCACCTGGTGGGGTGTCTCTCCAGCGGTCACTGTCTGTAGCCTGGGTTCGCCTGGGTTCTGGCTGCAGACTTCTCACTGGTCACATGGCCCCTCTTTGTCACCTGCTTGTAGTAAGAGCTCCCATACTGGGCTTCAGCCCAGGGGACGTACTCTTCTTCAGCACAGTCTCCTAAATACCATTGAAGTTAAAAAGCAGGAGAGGGGCCACCCTTGAGGCTCCTGCTTGTCTTTCAGAGTCCAGCAGGAGGCTCACACAGAGCTCATCACAGCCCAGATGCCAGAGCGACGGCCACGGAGGTTGTGGTCGGCATGTGCCGGGGATACGGCATAGCCCCGTGCACGGCCTGCGCCTCAcatggcgggggggtggggggactgtGTCTCTTCTCCCGAGGTCGAGTCACTAACAGGACCGTGCCTGAGACGGGTCATCTCAGAGTTACCTTAGTCAATGTAACAGGTTACTTTTTAGATCCTGAAATTTGTAATAAAATTACATTACCTATCACCATCACCAAAACTTGATGTTTTAAATGcgctttattattttcattttttgaaattaaatccTCCTAaagcagtactgtttacaattgGGCAGAAGGGCCTGGAgcgtgtgtgtgtccgtgtgcgcgtgtgtgcactGCCCCAGGCGTGCCCTGTGA
Above is a genomic segment from Bos indicus isolate NIAB-ARS_2022 breed Sahiwal x Tharparkar chromosome 5, NIAB-ARS_B.indTharparkar_mat_pri_1.0, whole genome shotgun sequence containing:
- the BCL2L13 gene encoding bcl-2-like protein 13 isoform X3, translated to MASSTTVPLGFHYETKYVVLSYLGLLSQEKLQEQPASSPQGVQQDTVSQSLDQEVLLKVKTEIEEELKSLDKEISEAFASTGFDRHTSPVFSPANPDSSVEDCLAHLGEKAAQELRAPLLGALQTLLSRAPSLTWSQRRSAPRVPRRTATTSTFCPATAPRTSVPRSRPPRPRPPGRPRACPCHCPPARAGTRRACRCPRTRDPGERRRVLVVSTESEWAAAGWTSAGRSGVRSWVSRAGAAHLLGLEVEAVHAVCWAVPGLGSSEIQGLGCQVLPQSCLWRLGNPGCEHLCPRGCVASPISPRSTFPFGDSTPRCCQTSPG
- the BCL2L13 gene encoding bcl-2-like protein 13 isoform X5; translation: MASSTTVPLGFHYETKYVVLSYLGLLSQEKLQEQPASSPQGVQQDTVSQSLDQEVLLKVKTEIEEELKSLDKEISEAFASTGFDRHTSPVFSPANPDSSVEDCLAHLGEKAAQELRAPLLGALQTLLSRAPSLTWSQRRSAPRVPRRTATTSTFCPATAPRTSVPRSRPPRPRPPGRPRACPCHCPPARAGTRRACRCPWAPSPGSRSQWTPRRSRAWIATGPQRRARTTPPTPTSCTWSGRRSPRAWGRRPRRPLP
- the BCL2L13 gene encoding bcl-2-like protein 13 isoform X1, with amino-acid sequence MASSTTVPLGFHYETKYVVLSYLGLLSQEKLQEQPASSPQGVQQDTVSQSLDQEVLLKVKTEIEEELKSLDKEISEAFASTGFDRHTSPVFSPANPDSSVEDCLAHLGEKAAQELRAPLLGALQTLLSRPVTYQAYRECTLETTVHASGWNKILVPLILLRQMLLELTKRGQEPLGALLQFGVTFLEDHAAEYIIQQGGWGTVFNLESEEECPAGAAEDSNDIYILPSDSSTHVSPPESPSTATASWQAESLPVSLSASQSWHTESLPVSLGPESWQQVTVDPEEVKSLDSNGAAEKSENNSSNSDIVHVEREEIPEGVGEAAAPASALMAAVPRASPTTSLFVELGEEEAEAAPAEASEPERKGVLPPKSPAEPPSAPPSREEATGGQGALRVGPRPGDLEKAGPLPEGRSLLLLGGAAAMAILAVAVGLALALRKK
- the BCL2L13 gene encoding bcl-2-like protein 13 isoform X2, whose protein sequence is MASSTTVPLGFHYETKYVVLSYLGLLSQEKLQEQPASSPQGVQQDTVSQSLDQEVLLKVKTEIEEELKSLDKEISEAFASTGFDRHTSPVFSPANPDSSVEDCLAHLGEKAAQELRAPLLGALQTLLSRPVTYQAYRECTLETTVHASGWNKGTVFNLESEEECPAGAAEDSNDIYILPSDSSTHVSPPESPSTATASWQAESLPVSLSASQSWHTESLPVSLGPESWQQVTVDPEEVKSLDSNGAAEKSENNSSNSDIVHVEREEIPEGVGEAAAPASALMAAVPRASPTTSLFVELGEEEAEAAPAEASEPERKGVLPPKSPAEPPSAPPSREEATGGQGALRVGPRPGDLEKAGPLPEGRSLLLLGGAAAMAILAVAVGLALALRKK